A single region of the Phyllostomus discolor isolate MPI-MPIP mPhyDis1 chromosome 14, mPhyDis1.pri.v3, whole genome shotgun sequence genome encodes:
- the MOV10 gene encoding helicase MOV-10 isoform X2, producing MPSKFSVRQLRETGQCFENFLLGQGLDMETNREQLRIIYNQNFKTSFGKSVPGFSSMLYGMKTANLAYVTKTRVRFFKLDRWADVSDLSTDRKSLLAKIFHDRAEYLHGKYGVDVEVQGPHEDRDGQLLIHLDLERKEVLTLRLRNGGTQSVTLTHVFPLFRSPQFTFFYGNQELPCSLGPGDYYELRVHCQTNFVGYFPATVLWELLGPEDPRSKIAGTFYIARFLAAVAHSPLAAQLKPTTPYRQTRVTVNPITTTRVEEGQRPDRTRGYDLEQTLPLGKYNPPSQLRQLLPQIQGTNIFTAPKKIAEIKAQLETALKCTNYETKFRLLLHLEELQMEYDIRHYDLDSVPMTLDLINQNPRLLTLEVPGVAESRPSVLRGDHLFALLSSEAHQNNSVTYKGFVHRVELDRVKLSFSTSLLNRFVDGLTFKVKFTFNRQPLQVQHRALELTRRHSLWPMLFPRASHGVPLLSSDVKFKLYDRNLESNPEQLQAVKSIVMGTSRPAPYIIFGPPGTGKTVTVVEAIKQVAKLLPKAHILACAPSNSGADLLCQRLRPHLPSSIYRLLAPSRDIRVVPEDIKPCCNWDPSKGEYVFPSKKKLQEYRVIITTLITASRLVSAQFPISHFTHVFIDEAGQCMEPESLVALAGLMEVKESSNDPGGQLVLAGDPRQLGPVLRSPLAQRHGLRHSLLERLLTHNPLYKKGATGYNPQFITKLLCNYRSHPTILDIPNRLYYEGELLACANIMDRERFCHWEGLPQPGFPIIFHGVMGKDEREGNSPSFFNPEEAAKVTDYLKQLLVSSSKKGKGYLSPRHVGVISPYRKQVEKIRECITRLDKKLRGLDDIKDLKVGSVEEFQGQERNVIIISTVRSSQSFVQLDLDFSLGFLKNPKRFNVAVTRAKALLIVVGNPLLLGHDPDWKAFLDFCKERGGYTGCPFPATLEMEQGQNLLKDLSKLGSSSTSGPPHHSYLSQDLEGEGDLPLQVEPEWRNEL from the exons ATGCCCAGTAAGTTCAGCGTCCGGCAGCTCCGGGAGACGGGCCAATGCTTCGAGAATTTCCTGCTCGGTCAGGGACTGGACATGGAGACAAATCGCGAGCAGCTGCGGATCATTTATAATCAAAACTTCAAGACCAG CTTTGGGAAATCCGTCCCTGGCTTCTCCTCCATGCTGTATGGAATGAAGACCGCCAACCTGGCCTACGTCACCAAGACACGGGTCAGGTTCTTCAAACTTGACCGCTGGGCCGATGTGTCTGATCTCAGCACGGACCGCAAGTCGCTGCTCGCCAAGATCTTCCATGACAg GGCCGAGTACCTTCACGGGAAGTACGGGGTAGACGTGGAAGTCCAGGGACCCCATGAAGACCGGGATGGGCAACTCCTCATCCACCTGGATTTGGAGCGCAAGGAGGTGCTGACCTTGCGGCTTCGGAACGGAGGAACCCAGTCCGTCACGCTCACCCACGTCTTTCCACTCTTCCGGAGCCCCCAGTTCACCTTCTTCTACGGAAACCAGGAgctgccctgctccctgggccccg gtgactACTACGAGCTCCGCGTCCACTGTCAGACCAACTTCGTGGGCTATTTCCCCGCCACGGTGCTCTGGGAGCTGCTGGGACCCGAGGACCCAAGGTCCAAAATCGCTGGCACTTTCTACATCGCTCGCTTCTTGGCTGCCGTGGCCCACAGTCCCCTGGCTGCACAGCTGAAGCCCACCACGCCCTACAGGCAGACCCGGGTCACTGTAAACCCTATCACGACCACCCGGGTCGAGGAAGGACAGAGGCCTGACCG CACAAGGGGCTATGACCTGGAGCAAACTTTGCCCCTGGGGAAGTACAACCCCCCCTCCCAGCTTCGGCAGCTGCTCCCCCAAATTCAGGGAACAAACATCTTCACCGCTCCAAAGAAGATCGCTGAGATCAA GGCCCAGCTGGAGACAGCCCTGAAGTGCACAAACTACGAGACCAAATTCCGGCTGCTGCTGCACCTGGAGGAGCTGCAGATGGAGTATGACATCCGGCACTACGACCTGGATTCGGTGCCCATGACTTTGGACCTCATCAACCAGAACCCCAGGCTGCTCACGCTGGAG GTTCCTGGGGTGGCCGAGAGCCGCCCCTCGGTGCTCCGGGGAGACCACCTGTTTGCCCTTTTGTCCTCTGAGGCTCACCAGAATAACTCGGTCACCTACAAGGGCTTTGTGCACAGGGTGGAACTGGACCGTGTCAAGCTGAGCTTTTCCACGAG CCTCCTGAACCGCTTTGTGGATGGGCTGACCTTCAAGGTGAAGTTCACCTTCAACCGCCAGCCCCTGCAGGTGCAGCATCGGGCCCTGGAGCTGACAAGACGCCACTCGCTGTGGCCCATGCTCTTTCCTAGGGCCTCGCACGGGGTCCCTCTGCTGTCCTCAGATGTGAAGTTCAA GCTGTATGATCGCAATCTGGAGTCGAACCCAGAGCAGCTCCAGGCTGTGAAATCCATTGTTATGGGCACCAGCCGTCCAGCCCCCTACATCATCTTCGGGCCTCCAGGCACTGGCAAGACGGTCACCGTGGTGGAAGCCATCAAGCAG GTGGCGAAGCTTTTGCCCAAGGCCCACATCCTGGCCTGCGCTCCCTCCAACTCAGGGGCTGACCTCCTCTGTCAGCGACTCCggccccacctgcccagctcCATCTACCGCCTACTGGCCCCAAGCAGGGACATCCGCGTGGTGCCCGAAGACATCAAG CCCTGCTGCAACTGGGACCCGAGCAAGGGGGAGTACGTGTTTCCTTCTAAGAAGAAGCTGCAGGAGTATCGGGTCATAATCACCACCCTCATCACTGCCAGCAG ATTGGTCTCAGCCCAGTTCCCCATCAGCCACTTCACGCACGTCTTCATCGACGAGGCCGGCCAGTGCATGGAGCCCGAGAGCCTGGTGGCCCTAGCAG GGCTGATGGAAGTCAAGGAGTCATCCAATGACCCGGGAGGACAGCTGGTGCTGGCAGGAGACCCCCGGCAGCTGGGGCCCGTGCTGCGCTCCCCCCTGGCCCAGAGGCACGGGCTGCGGCACTCGCTGCTGGAGCGGCTGCTCACCCACAACCCCTTGTATAAGAAGGGCGCCACTGGCTACAATCCCCAGTTCATAACCAAGCTGCTGTGCAACTACAG gtctCACCCCACCATCCTGGACATTCCGAACCGGCTCTACTACGAAGGGGAGCTGCTGGCCTGCGCCAACATTATGGACCGGGAACGCTTCTGCCACTGGGAGGGTCTGCCTCAACCG GGCTTTCCCATCATCTTTCACGGCGTAATGGGCAAGGACGAGCGTGAGGGCAACAGCCCGTCCTTCTTCAACCCTGAAGAGGCTGCCAAAGTGACCGACTACCTGAAGCAGCTCCTGGTCTCCTCGTCGAAGAAAGGCAAAGGCTACCTAAGCCCCCGGCACGTGGGCGTCATCTCCCCGTACCGGAAGCAG GTGGAAAAAATCCGAGAATGCATCACCAGACTGGACAAGAAGCTTCGGGGACTGGACGACATCAAGGACTTGAAG GTGGGCTCCGTGGAGGAGTTCCAAGGCCAAGAGCGCAATGTCATCATCATCTCCACCGTGCGGAGCAGCCAGAGCTTCGTGCAGCTGGATCTGGACTTCAGCCTGGGCTTCCTCAAGAACCCCAAG AGGTTCAACGTGGCCGTGACCCGGGCCAAGGCTTTGCTCATCGTGGTGGGCAACCCGCTCCTCTTGGGCCATGACCCCGACTGGAAGGC ATTCCTGGACTTCTGTAAAGAAAGAGGGGGCTATACCGGGTGCCCCTTCCCTGCCACACTGGAAATGGAGCAAGGACAGAACTTACTCAAAGATCTGAGCAAGCTCGGCTCCTCCTCTACCTCAG GGCCCCCACATCACAGCTACCTCTCCCAGGACCTGGAGGGCGAAGGCGACCTGCCCCTGCAGGTGGAGCCAGA
- the MOV10 gene encoding helicase MOV-10 isoform X1: MPSKFSVRQLRETGQCFENFLLGQGLDMETNREQLRIIYNQNFKTSLGKSGSFGKSVPGFSSMLYGMKTANLAYVTKTRVRFFKLDRWADVSDLSTDRKSLLAKIFHDRAEYLHGKYGVDVEVQGPHEDRDGQLLIHLDLERKEVLTLRLRNGGTQSVTLTHVFPLFRSPQFTFFYGNQELPCSLGPGDYYELRVHCQTNFVGYFPATVLWELLGPEDPRSKIAGTFYIARFLAAVAHSPLAAQLKPTTPYRQTRVTVNPITTTRVEEGQRPDRTRGYDLEQTLPLGKYNPPSQLRQLLPQIQGTNIFTAPKKIAEIKAQLETALKCTNYETKFRLLLHLEELQMEYDIRHYDLDSVPMTLDLINQNPRLLTLEVPGVAESRPSVLRGDHLFALLSSEAHQNNSVTYKGFVHRVELDRVKLSFSTSLLNRFVDGLTFKVKFTFNRQPLQVQHRALELTRRHSLWPMLFPRASHGVPLLSSDVKFKLYDRNLESNPEQLQAVKSIVMGTSRPAPYIIFGPPGTGKTVTVVEAIKQVAKLLPKAHILACAPSNSGADLLCQRLRPHLPSSIYRLLAPSRDIRVVPEDIKPCCNWDPSKGEYVFPSKKKLQEYRVIITTLITASRLVSAQFPISHFTHVFIDEAGQCMEPESLVALAGLMEVKESSNDPGGQLVLAGDPRQLGPVLRSPLAQRHGLRHSLLERLLTHNPLYKKGATGYNPQFITKLLCNYRSHPTILDIPNRLYYEGELLACANIMDRERFCHWEGLPQPGFPIIFHGVMGKDEREGNSPSFFNPEEAAKVTDYLKQLLVSSSKKGKGYLSPRHVGVISPYRKQVEKIRECITRLDKKLRGLDDIKDLKVGSVEEFQGQERNVIIISTVRSSQSFVQLDLDFSLGFLKNPKRFNVAVTRAKALLIVVGNPLLLGHDPDWKAFLDFCKERGGYTGCPFPATLEMEQGQNLLKDLSKLGSSSTSGPPHHSYLSQDLEGEGDLPLQVEPEWRNEL, translated from the exons ATGCCCAGTAAGTTCAGCGTCCGGCAGCTCCGGGAGACGGGCCAATGCTTCGAGAATTTCCTGCTCGGTCAGGGACTGGACATGGAGACAAATCGCGAGCAGCTGCGGATCATTTATAATCAAAACTTCAAGACCAG CCTTGGGAAGTCC GGCAGCTTTGGGAAATCCGTCCCTGGCTTCTCCTCCATGCTGTATGGAATGAAGACCGCCAACCTGGCCTACGTCACCAAGACACGGGTCAGGTTCTTCAAACTTGACCGCTGGGCCGATGTGTCTGATCTCAGCACGGACCGCAAGTCGCTGCTCGCCAAGATCTTCCATGACAg GGCCGAGTACCTTCACGGGAAGTACGGGGTAGACGTGGAAGTCCAGGGACCCCATGAAGACCGGGATGGGCAACTCCTCATCCACCTGGATTTGGAGCGCAAGGAGGTGCTGACCTTGCGGCTTCGGAACGGAGGAACCCAGTCCGTCACGCTCACCCACGTCTTTCCACTCTTCCGGAGCCCCCAGTTCACCTTCTTCTACGGAAACCAGGAgctgccctgctccctgggccccg gtgactACTACGAGCTCCGCGTCCACTGTCAGACCAACTTCGTGGGCTATTTCCCCGCCACGGTGCTCTGGGAGCTGCTGGGACCCGAGGACCCAAGGTCCAAAATCGCTGGCACTTTCTACATCGCTCGCTTCTTGGCTGCCGTGGCCCACAGTCCCCTGGCTGCACAGCTGAAGCCCACCACGCCCTACAGGCAGACCCGGGTCACTGTAAACCCTATCACGACCACCCGGGTCGAGGAAGGACAGAGGCCTGACCG CACAAGGGGCTATGACCTGGAGCAAACTTTGCCCCTGGGGAAGTACAACCCCCCCTCCCAGCTTCGGCAGCTGCTCCCCCAAATTCAGGGAACAAACATCTTCACCGCTCCAAAGAAGATCGCTGAGATCAA GGCCCAGCTGGAGACAGCCCTGAAGTGCACAAACTACGAGACCAAATTCCGGCTGCTGCTGCACCTGGAGGAGCTGCAGATGGAGTATGACATCCGGCACTACGACCTGGATTCGGTGCCCATGACTTTGGACCTCATCAACCAGAACCCCAGGCTGCTCACGCTGGAG GTTCCTGGGGTGGCCGAGAGCCGCCCCTCGGTGCTCCGGGGAGACCACCTGTTTGCCCTTTTGTCCTCTGAGGCTCACCAGAATAACTCGGTCACCTACAAGGGCTTTGTGCACAGGGTGGAACTGGACCGTGTCAAGCTGAGCTTTTCCACGAG CCTCCTGAACCGCTTTGTGGATGGGCTGACCTTCAAGGTGAAGTTCACCTTCAACCGCCAGCCCCTGCAGGTGCAGCATCGGGCCCTGGAGCTGACAAGACGCCACTCGCTGTGGCCCATGCTCTTTCCTAGGGCCTCGCACGGGGTCCCTCTGCTGTCCTCAGATGTGAAGTTCAA GCTGTATGATCGCAATCTGGAGTCGAACCCAGAGCAGCTCCAGGCTGTGAAATCCATTGTTATGGGCACCAGCCGTCCAGCCCCCTACATCATCTTCGGGCCTCCAGGCACTGGCAAGACGGTCACCGTGGTGGAAGCCATCAAGCAG GTGGCGAAGCTTTTGCCCAAGGCCCACATCCTGGCCTGCGCTCCCTCCAACTCAGGGGCTGACCTCCTCTGTCAGCGACTCCggccccacctgcccagctcCATCTACCGCCTACTGGCCCCAAGCAGGGACATCCGCGTGGTGCCCGAAGACATCAAG CCCTGCTGCAACTGGGACCCGAGCAAGGGGGAGTACGTGTTTCCTTCTAAGAAGAAGCTGCAGGAGTATCGGGTCATAATCACCACCCTCATCACTGCCAGCAG ATTGGTCTCAGCCCAGTTCCCCATCAGCCACTTCACGCACGTCTTCATCGACGAGGCCGGCCAGTGCATGGAGCCCGAGAGCCTGGTGGCCCTAGCAG GGCTGATGGAAGTCAAGGAGTCATCCAATGACCCGGGAGGACAGCTGGTGCTGGCAGGAGACCCCCGGCAGCTGGGGCCCGTGCTGCGCTCCCCCCTGGCCCAGAGGCACGGGCTGCGGCACTCGCTGCTGGAGCGGCTGCTCACCCACAACCCCTTGTATAAGAAGGGCGCCACTGGCTACAATCCCCAGTTCATAACCAAGCTGCTGTGCAACTACAG gtctCACCCCACCATCCTGGACATTCCGAACCGGCTCTACTACGAAGGGGAGCTGCTGGCCTGCGCCAACATTATGGACCGGGAACGCTTCTGCCACTGGGAGGGTCTGCCTCAACCG GGCTTTCCCATCATCTTTCACGGCGTAATGGGCAAGGACGAGCGTGAGGGCAACAGCCCGTCCTTCTTCAACCCTGAAGAGGCTGCCAAAGTGACCGACTACCTGAAGCAGCTCCTGGTCTCCTCGTCGAAGAAAGGCAAAGGCTACCTAAGCCCCCGGCACGTGGGCGTCATCTCCCCGTACCGGAAGCAG GTGGAAAAAATCCGAGAATGCATCACCAGACTGGACAAGAAGCTTCGGGGACTGGACGACATCAAGGACTTGAAG GTGGGCTCCGTGGAGGAGTTCCAAGGCCAAGAGCGCAATGTCATCATCATCTCCACCGTGCGGAGCAGCCAGAGCTTCGTGCAGCTGGATCTGGACTTCAGCCTGGGCTTCCTCAAGAACCCCAAG AGGTTCAACGTGGCCGTGACCCGGGCCAAGGCTTTGCTCATCGTGGTGGGCAACCCGCTCCTCTTGGGCCATGACCCCGACTGGAAGGC ATTCCTGGACTTCTGTAAAGAAAGAGGGGGCTATACCGGGTGCCCCTTCCCTGCCACACTGGAAATGGAGCAAGGACAGAACTTACTCAAAGATCTGAGCAAGCTCGGCTCCTCCTCTACCTCAG GGCCCCCACATCACAGCTACCTCTCCCAGGACCTGGAGGGCGAAGGCGACCTGCCCCTGCAGGTGGAGCCAGA